One Pseudomonadota bacterium genomic window, CATTTTGCTCTCTTCCCGCACCGGAAAGTTATCGAAAATGCTGAATACGGACTTGAACTCCAGGGTGTTGACCCGGCTGCGCGAAAAGAGAAAGCCCGTGAAGCACTTCAGTTGGTTGGACTTGAAGGCTGGGAGGATTACTACCCCCACCAGTTGAGCGGTGGCATGCAGCAGCGGGTCGGCCTGGCCCGGGCGCTGGCAGTGGATCCTGATATTCTGCTGATGGACGAAGCCTTTTCCGCTCTCGACCCACTCATCCGTCGGGATATGCAGCATGAGCTCATTTCCCTGCAGGCCCGAGTTAAGAAAACCATTGTTTTTATTACCCATGATCTTGATGAAGCGTTGAAAATCGGCGACCGGATCATCCTCATGAAGGACGGCAAAATCGTCCAGATCGGCACTCCCGAAGATGTTCTGGAAAATCCGGCTAACCGCTATGTTGAAAAATTTGTCGAAGATGTCGATAAAGCCAAAATCCTCACCGTTCAGTCAATCATGAGTCGGGCCAAGGTTGTGGCATTTCCCGCCGACGGTCCCCGCACCGCCCTCCACAAAATGCAGGATGAAGGCATCAGCTCTATTTTTGTGGTTGACCGGGATTATAGCTTCCGCGGGCAGCTGACTGCCGACAAAGCCTCGGAAGCGATCAAAAGTCATCAGAAACCGATTGATCATTTTTATGAGCGAAATCTACAGGCGGTCAAGGCCGATGCTCCGGTAAATAGTCTGTTTGCCATTATGGCTGAAACCCACCGGCCGGTGCCCGTAGTTGACGAAGAGAACAAGTTGCTGGGCATTGTAACCCGGGTGGATCTGCTCACCTGTCTGGCCGAAGGAGGAACTGACTGATGGATTTTACCATTCCCGCTTTACCCCTGGAAAACTTTATTGATACATCTATTGATTTTTTGACCAATAACTTTGCTTTTTTAACCAAAGCGGTTGCTGATGTTCTTGAATCCGGTATCGATCTGTTGCAGGCCGGCCTGGATTTCCTGCCGCCCTGGCTGATTATAATCGGTCTGGCTTTAATAGCCTGGAAACTGGCTGATCGCAAAGTGGCGATTATCACCGTGGTTGGGTTTTTGCTGATCTGGAACCTGCGCCTCTGGGATGCCACGATTGACACCCTGATCCTGGTTATTATTTCAACGGCAGTGGCGGTTGCTATTGGCCTTCCGCTTGGCATCTGGGCTGCCCTTTCTCCACGGTTCAACCGGGTAATTATGCCCCTGCTCGATCTCATGCAGACCATGCCGGCTTTTGTCTACTTGATTCCGGCGATCCCCTTTTTTGGCTTAGGCCCGGTTTCGGCAATCTTTTCAACCGTGATCTTTGCCATGCCGCCGGCCATTCGCTTGACCTGTTTCGGCATTCAGCAGGTCCCGGCCGACCTGGTTGAAGCAGCCGACGCTTTTGGTTCCAGCCGTTCACAAAAGCTGTTCAAACTGCAGCTGCCGCTGGCCACGCCGACAATCATGACCGGGGTCAACCAGACTATCATGCTGTCATTGTCAATGGTCGTTATTGCCGCCATGATTGGGGCTAAAGGCCTTGGTGGTGAAGTGTGGAAGGCTATCCAGCGCTTGCAGCCCGGCAAGGGATTCGTGGCCGGGATCGGGGTTGTTATTGTCGCCATGGTCCTCGATCGGATCAGCCAGAAGGTTGGCAAGCAAAAATATACCACTAATGGTGGCTGATGATAAATTGTATTACACGAAAGAAAGACTCCCGGGGACATTGCTTTAGCATGCCCCAGAGGCCGAAAAAATAAGAAAGTCGAGGAAATTTAATAACACCTAAGCTGAGCTATTAGCGGTTAGCCATTAGCAATTAGCTTTTAAAAATCAGGGCCTTACGTTGATTAGTAACAACACCCGACGGGTGAAGGTGGGTGATATTAAACATCTTGTAATTATTGAGCTAATAGCTAACTGCTAAAAGCTAATCGCTTAATTTAGGTAACAATAACTCAATAAGAAGGAGGAAAAAAGATGCAAATTAAGAAATTACTGGTAATTTTTGTGGTCCTGGCAGCCATCACCATGACAATCGGAATTAATCCGGTCCTGGCTGGTAAAGGCAAGGTTGAATTAGCTTACGTTGAGTGGGACTGCGCTACTGCCTCAACCCATGTAATGAAGGCCGTGCTTGAAAATCTCGGCTATGATGTTGAAGTTATTCCTGTAGCTGCCGCTGCCATGTGGCAGTCGATTGCCGTCGGTGATGCTGATGGCATGACCGCCGCGTGGCTGCCCACCACCCATGGGCAATATATGAAACGGTTCAAGGACAAGGTGGTTGATCTGGGTCCCAACCTGCACGGTACCCGCATCGGCCTGGTGGTTCCCGATTACGTCAGTATTGACACTATTGATGATTTACGGGCCAATGCCGCCAAGTTTGATAATAAAATTATCGGTATCGATCCCGGGGCCGGTCTGATGATAAAAACTGAAGTAGTAATGAAAAAATATGGTCTTGGCAAAATGGATCTGCTGGAGGGCAGCGGTGCTACCATGGCGGCCGCTCTGGGGGATGCCATCAAGAACAACGAGTGGATAGTGGTAACCGGCTGGACGCCGCACTGGAAGTTTGCCCGCTGGGATCTCAAATATCTTGACGACCCCAAGAAGGTTTATGGTGGTGAGGAGTTCATCGGTACGATCGTCCGTCAGGGCTTGGAAAAAGATATGCCCGAGGTTTACGCAGTCCTTGGTAATTTCAACTGGTCACCAAAAGATATCGCCGAAGTAATGATTATGAACCGCAAGGATGGCGCTGACCCGGTGGAAACCGCCCGTCAGTGGGTCAAGGATAATCCGGAAAAAGTAAAAAAATGGCTGCCGTAATCCAGCAATTCAGACAATATTAAGCAGCGGGAATTGGGAGCGGAACAGTTTTCTGCTCCCAATTCTCCGAAGTAATAACGGAGGGCAAGAGTGAAGTGATAAGTTACGATCATTTGACCAAAATCTATGGAGAAGGCCAGGACGCGGTAACCGCTTTGGAGGATGTCACTTTTGATATTGAAAAAGGCGAGACCGTAATTTTT contains:
- a CDS encoding glycine betaine/L-proline ABC transporter ATP-binding protein, with protein sequence MAKVKIQVRDVSKIFGANPKRALEMLKDGVDKTEILEKTGLAVGMVGATFDVYEGEILVIMGLSGSGKSTLIRCLNLLNKPTTGTIAIDGDELTTASHQQLLQIRQHKFGMVFQHFALFPHRKVIENAEYGLELQGVDPAARKEKAREALQLVGLEGWEDYYPHQLSGGMQQRVGLARALAVDPDILLMDEAFSALDPLIRRDMQHELISLQARVKKTIVFITHDLDEALKIGDRIILMKDGKIVQIGTPEDVLENPANRYVEKFVEDVDKAKILTVQSIMSRAKVVAFPADGPRTALHKMQDEGISSIFVVDRDYSFRGQLTADKASEAIKSHQKPIDHFYERNLQAVKADAPVNSLFAIMAETHRPVPVVDEENKLLGIVTRVDLLTCLAEGGTD
- a CDS encoding glycine betaine ABC transporter substrate-binding protein, with product MQIKKLLVIFVVLAAITMTIGINPVLAGKGKVELAYVEWDCATASTHVMKAVLENLGYDVEVIPVAAAAMWQSIAVGDADGMTAAWLPTTHGQYMKRFKDKVVDLGPNLHGTRIGLVVPDYVSIDTIDDLRANAAKFDNKIIGIDPGAGLMIKTEVVMKKYGLGKMDLLEGSGATMAAALGDAIKNNEWIVVTGWTPHWKFARWDLKYLDDPKKVYGGEEFIGTIVRQGLEKDMPEVYAVLGNFNWSPKDIAEVMIMNRKDGADPVETARQWVKDNPEKVKKWLP
- a CDS encoding proline/glycine betaine ABC transporter permease, encoding MDFTIPALPLENFIDTSIDFLTNNFAFLTKAVADVLESGIDLLQAGLDFLPPWLIIIGLALIAWKLADRKVAIITVVGFLLIWNLRLWDATIDTLILVIISTAVAVAIGLPLGIWAALSPRFNRVIMPLLDLMQTMPAFVYLIPAIPFFGLGPVSAIFSTVIFAMPPAIRLTCFGIQQVPADLVEAADAFGSSRSQKLFKLQLPLATPTIMTGVNQTIMLSLSMVVIAAMIGAKGLGGEVWKAIQRLQPGKGFVAGIGVVIVAMVLDRISQKVGKQKYTTNGG